The sequence below is a genomic window from Haematobia irritans isolate KBUSLIRL chromosome 3, ASM5000362v1, whole genome shotgun sequence.
attaatttatccaattaatttttagttgaaattgtttcaaccacaaaattgataaaataattACATTATCATCAattattgtgattgattttagttTTGATTTAGCGAAGAAAAATGATTCCatcaataaaagttttaattgcgttttttttttttcaaattcatttaaaattttaattgcaaaagaATTGTTGATCTTTTTTGTATGTAATTGAGTGTATAAGTATAAGTTGGTCGATGGATAAGATGTTTAAGTGTGATTCTCTAAACCACATGTTGATTTCGTGTGTTGGAGCGGTTTGCAGTGCTTTCCGTAGATTTAGTTTTCCCATAGGGTTTTAGGTAATGTACATGTTTCCAtttattttaaagttatcaaataTGCATTggaaatatataacaaaaatcTCAAATATGTGATGGTGAATACTCATTCATGATGtaattatgaataaaaaaaagtaatcgaGTCTAAAGAACAATCGGTTGTATTAGtaaaacgtttttaaagcaaTTAAGTGAAGTAAAGTAACTACTATATTATCTTGGCAAACAATTTAGTacactatatatagaaaaattattggaaAGAAAACTCGACCGAGACAAATGAATAAAGTGTATATTAACTAATTTGGAatggcacaaaaaaaaatagataaaatGATTCATAATATGTTGTCTTAAAAAATCTCATATTAAATGGTTCGTTTGCGAAAGTACATACGCTCAAATCTGTACACTAAGCTAAATCAGGGGCTTTATtcataaaagtttaaatttatgTAAGATGTTTGTCATTAATTAGTATCTGTATCTTAAAATACTTGCATTTTTATGAATGAGGCCCTTAATTTTCTCATTTGTtgtaatcattttatttttacagtatGACGATAAAACGAACTTAATTTTAAATGGTTCTGAGTATTACTGTGACATATGTCAACGAAGCTATGCTTCTCGAAAAAGTTTGCAGGGTCATACCAATAAATTTCATATGGGAAGTACATTGTGGCGAAACCCAATTTTGCAGTGCAATGAAGCTGGATGTACCCAAAAGTTCCGATCAGAACGAGAATTGCTGGCCCATAGGGTAAAACATACTGgcattttttgtgatatttgtggACAAACCTTTACAGAGGCTGGCAATATGAGACGCCATAAAATACGCCATTCCGGCATCAAGGAGCATAAATGTGAAGAATGTTCCAAGGAATTCTATACAGCGAAAGAATTAAAGGCTCATATGATATGTCACACAGGTTTACCCATTGTCTGTGAGGTTTGCGGAAAAAGATTTAGAAACACAAGCTTTTTATCGGCCCATATGCGTCGGCATAACAATGATCGTCCAGCAAAATGTGAAGTTTGTGGAAAAGCTTTCTATGCATATcatgatttaaaaattcactCGGTCACACACACAAGGGAAAGACCCTTTCCCTGTGATGTATGCAAATCAAGATTTCAAACGAAAAAATCTTTGCGTGTACACAAACGTATACATTCGAAGGACCGCAATAGGCATATTTGTAAAGTTTGTGGTAAATCATTCGCTCACATAAGTGGGTTGAAATCGCATATACGAACTCATGATGCCGCTGGGGAAAATTTGATCACTAGAAACCCATATATATCCAACAACGataattattttgaaatatagaaataaatgtttataatttgaattgaaatttgtgtattttatgtatgtatttaaattttagatCATATACCGTACAATAACTTTAAAACGATTCGAAGTGCAAAAAGCATTCGCTATATGCGACAAATTACGTGTGAATAGCTAAAGAGTTAAAATAGTGAAATTTCCTTATATCACTCTATAACgccctaaaaatatatatgcaaggaaaaatttcctttgtttgtagtttttgttgttgtagcaaCTTGGAGAAGCTTCTGTGATACTCCTTGAGTTCAAGCCTAGACCAAACAAGATATAAACGTCTCAAGTCCATTCAcaatcaattgcgcagtcaagtgactaaatttctttttggagAATGAGAACTACCGTACAAATCAATCAATTTGCATTATCGAAAAGGTGTAGATATACATCATCTTAAATTCTTTTACAAAATTGGATGTCTTTTCAAAAGAACAATGGAACATTTGCAGACCAAAAAGTGCCATCTACAGTGAGTAGATAAACTACTGTGAATGGACTGACGCGTCTTTCTTAATGGATGAAAGTTTCGTCACTACTCCGCACTAGAGTCGGTGCTGGTTACTTCTGCTGTTTCAGCAAAGTGTGACTGTTTTCCCATATTCAGCAGAGTTTTCGATGTTTTAGCAGATTTCCCTAGAGCAGCATAATGTGGTCTGGGCGACTGTGTTAATCACTGTACCACTGTGATTCCACAATTAATTACAATTACTATTACAAGGTCTATGAGCACACGAAGGAAAgtaaatgtaaaatattttcattcgttacttatttctttaataaattgaagAAGTGTGCTATATGTGTGAAATATGAAAATGAGAGGGACATGCAAAAGCAAAACTATTATATTGGGGTCAGACCCCATACTCTGTACTACTTTAAATATGTAGACTAAAAATCACATCATATATTCTTATTAGTCGTGATTTTATTATTACAGTTGAAGGGCAATAATGATTCCAAAGAGGATAATGGCCCTCCCTATATCTGTGACATCTGCACTCGTATGTATCGTACAAAATCAAGTATGCTCCAACATAAAACCCGATATCATAAGCGAACCGTGCTTTTGAGGAAAACCTACTACAGGCACAAGTGCGACCAGTGCGATCAAGCCTTTCGGACTCAGCGTGATCTTCGTGgacataaaataaaacatacgGGCATTGCGTGTGATATTTGTGGTCAATCGTTCACGCAAGCTGGAAATATGAGAAGACATAGAATACGGCATACGGGAATTAAGGAGTTCAAATGCAAGGAATCGGAATGTACCAAAGAATTTTATACCCAAAAAGAACTCAAAGCACACATGATGTCTCATACAGGAATTTTGCCTGTAATATGCGAAATTTGTGGGAAACGATGTAGAGATCGTGGCGTTTTGACAGCTCATATGCGCCGACATAACAACGATCGGCCAGCAAAATGTGATGTTTGTGGCAAATGTTTCTTCTCGTTCCACGATTTGAACGTCCATAAAGTAACACACACCACCGAAAGGCCATTTCCCTGCGAAGTTTGTGGATCAAGATTTCAGCGCAAAAAAGCATTACGAATACACAAACTTAGACACTCCAGCGAACGAAAACACGTTTGTAAGATTTGTGGCAAGTCCTTTGTACAATCAAGTGGCTTGAATACTCATATGCGTACTCATAATGCTGCTATAAAGAAACCGAGTCAGGAACAACCACCTACGCAATATATACCATCTGTTTACGTTGGAGTTCCGCCCAATACAAGCAGTGGTCAAAATAGTGATATGAAAGAGTAAGAATTTGGGACACATAAATGTCAACGattttaaatcaataaaaagtcTGAAGAGTAATTCttgtttttatattgaatttcttTTTGGGATACTGACCTCACATAGCTGACactattaaacaaaaatgtacCACGCTGACTCTCCAGTTAATTATATTTACCGTATACTTTTAGTGTATATTTGTAGGTCTATAAATACACAAAGGATGTAATATTTCTACTCAAAAATTACATTG
It includes:
- the LOC142232174 gene encoding uncharacterized protein LOC142232174 isoform X1 encodes the protein MYDDKTNLILNGSEYYCDICQRSYASRKSLQGHTNKFHMGSTLWRNPILQCNEAGCTQKFRSERELLAHRVKHTGIFCDICGQTFTEAGNMRRHKIRHSGIKEHKCEECSKEFYTAKELKAHMICHTGLPIVCEVCGKRFRNTSFLSAHMRRHNNDRPAKCEVCGKAFYAYHDLKIHSVTHTRERPFPCDVCKSRFQTKKSLRVHKRIHSKDRNRHICKVCGKSFAHISGLKSHIRTHDAAGENLITRNPYISNNDNYFEI
- the LOC142232174 gene encoding uncharacterized protein LOC142232174 isoform X2, giving the protein MGSTLWRNPILQCNEAGCTQKFRSERELLAHRVKHTGIFCDICGQTFTEAGNMRRHKIRHSGIKEHKCEECSKEFYTAKELKAHMICHTGLPIVCEVCGKRFRNTSFLSAHMRRHNNDRPAKCEVCGKAFYAYHDLKIHSVTHTRERPFPCDVCKSRFQTKKSLRVHKRIHSKDRNRHICKVCGKSFAHISGLKSHIRTHDAAGENLITRNPYISNNDNYFEI